From the Methanobacterium sp. CWC-01 genome, the window ACCGCCAGGATAAGGTTTAACACTGTATGACTTGTACAAGTCAATTTTCTCGATGATAATTTCTCTACTATGAAGAGCAGAGGTTCCCCATCCAAGTTTGGCAAGATCTATGTATTTACCAGAAACTTCCAGTAGATCCTTTACTGCCCTCGGGCCCAGACCTTTATCCAACATCATAGTAATTCCGGTGCCGGGTTGGGGTTTGCGATCTTGAGTGAGAAAATCAAAAGCGTGCAATCATTATCACCACTTTTTATATGCTTTTGATATCTAAAACATCCCTATTATATATAAATTATCTGGAAAGGATCCTGACACAAAATCCCGTTCATACTCCATTTTTAGCCTATTTATAGTAGCTTAAATAAAGATTAACCAATAAGTGGTGGTTCTATGGAAAAAAAGATAGAATACTTTGAAAACCCAGGTATAGAAAATACAGACAGATTAATAGAACTGGTGAAAAAACGAGCCGCGGAATTGGGTATTAAAACCATGGTTGTGGCTTCGGTTAGTGGTGAAAGTAGTCTGAAATTAGCTAATGCCATTCCTGATGCTAAGATCATAAGTATCACCCACCATGCTGGATTCAGGGGTGGGGATGAATTGGAACTGAACCCAGAATACCAGGAAGTACTTGAAAAAAGGGGCATACCTGTATACGTTGGTACACATGCTCTCTCGGGCGTGGGAAGAGGTATAAGCAATAAATTTGGTGGTGTGACTCCAGTTGAAATAATAGCCGAAACATTAAGGATGTTTTCTCAGGGAGTGAAGGTTTGTGTTGAGATCAGCATCATGGCAGCTGATGCAGGGCTCATTCCCACAGATGAAGAAGTAATAGCCATTGGAGGTACAGCTAGGGGTGTTGATTCTGCCCTGGTATTGAAGTCTGCCCACATGAGCAACTTCTTTGAACTTCGGGTTAGAGAAATAATTGCAATGCCCCGACCCTAATCATTGGGGAGTGCTGAAGGTTAACTTGCCCCCCTAAGTTTTCAGTGCCATAATAGTGAACATGTTAAGAACACAATGACTTCACGGTCTTATGATGGTGATGATCTACTCATAAGAGTTAAAGTTGATGATGATCTACTCATAAGAGTTAAAAATTGTTTGCTGGAAGGAAAATAATAGGTCAAAAAACCGTTGCTTTTAAATATAAGTAAAAACAATAACACAATTAAGTATAACAACTCTACAAGTGGGGGTAGGAATTGAAATCTCTTATAAACAATACCATAAAAGAATCTGAAAATAGAAGGAATAGATCAGACATTAGCAAGCGTGGTGAATACGACAACAGTATTGACCAAGAACTGGAAGACATCATAAAGCGTAGCCGGGCCAAAATTTTAGTGATTGGTGCAGGGGGCGCTGGAAACAATACCGTTTCTCGACTTACTGATATCGGGATCGAAGGTGCTAAAACTATTTCCCTGAACACCGATGCCCAGGATCTTTTCTATTCAACAGCCAACCATAAGATACTCATAGGTAAAGATACCTGTGGAGGTTTAGGTGCCGGAGGCATTCCGGATGTTGGTGAAGAAAGTGCGGAGGAAAGTGAGCAAGATATCAAAGATAGACTAGAAGGAGCGGACATGGTTTTCGTGACTTGTGGTCTGGGCGGGGGAACTGGTACAGGTTCTGCCCCAGTTATATCCAAGCTGGCCAAAAAGATTGGTGCTCTAACCATCGCCGTGGCAACCATGCCCTTCAGCGCAGAAGGTCTCCGTAGAAGAGAAAATGCAGAAACTGGCCTGGAGAAATTACAGAACGCAGCTGATACTGTAATCGTGATCCCCAATGATAAACTCCTGGAAGTAGCACCTAATCTACCTATTAACAAGGCATTCATGGTGGCTGATGAACTTCTAGGTCGGGCAGTTAAGGGAATCACCGAACTCATAACCAAACCTGGATTGGTTAGTCTGGACTTTGCTGACATCCGCAGCATAATGAAGGGATCCGGAATGGCCATGATTGGAATGGGAGAATCTGACTCCGGTGACCGGGCCATAGAATCTGTTCACGAAGCATTAAACAGTCCCCTATTAGATCTGGACATCTCCAATGCCAAAGGAGCCCTAGTTAACATATCTGGAAGCTCAGATCTGACCCTGCAAGAAGCTGAAAATGTAGTGCAGATCGTGGCTGATGAACTAGATCCTGATGCCAACATAATCTGGGGTACTCAGATTCAGGAAGACTTACAGAACACCATCCGCACCACCATAGTGGTGGCTGGAGTTAAATCACCACACATATTTGGTGTTCCTGGTGAAGGAGAATTCGTGGGCGTGGGCGAAAGGCAACAAGAAAAGGCCCCTGAATCTTCCCTAGAAGAATTCATCGATGGTGTTTTTTAAGAAACCTCTTTTAGTTCCCATCGGACTTTGTCAGTCCATAAGAAGGCATCAACACCCTCCCCTGATTGTATAAATTGAGGGGTTCCACTATAGGTGGTTCCATCGACCATTTTCTTCCTACCCCCTACATGGAAAGGTTTATAAACCCCTCACACAATAATTTATTTTGTTCTATCTAGATTTTTCATACTTTCTTTTAATAAGAAATCAGCATGAAACGGGTATTTTTATGAATTTGAACAAAGAGTCTGTGGTCAGTTTTCTAAAACAGTGCCAGAGGGTACTGCACGTATCCAAAAAACCAGACCGTGATGAGTATTTGAATGTTTCCAAGATAACTGGAATC encodes:
- a CDS encoding pyruvate kinase alpha/beta domain-containing protein produces the protein MEKKIEYFENPGIENTDRLIELVKKRAAELGIKTMVVASVSGESSLKLANAIPDAKIISITHHAGFRGGDELELNPEYQEVLEKRGIPVYVGTHALSGVGRGISNKFGGVTPVEIIAETLRMFSQGVKVCVEISIMAADAGLIPTDEEVIAIGGTARGVDSALVLKSAHMSNFFELRVREIIAMPRP
- a CDS encoding protein translocase SEC61 complex subunit gamma, whose product is MNLNKESVVSFLKQCQRVLHVSKKPDRDEYLNVSKITGIGIIIIGVVGFIISIIAQLLGA
- the ftsZ gene encoding cell division protein FtsZ; this translates as MKSLINNTIKESENRRNRSDISKRGEYDNSIDQELEDIIKRSRAKILVIGAGGAGNNTVSRLTDIGIEGAKTISLNTDAQDLFYSTANHKILIGKDTCGGLGAGGIPDVGEESAEESEQDIKDRLEGADMVFVTCGLGGGTGTGSAPVISKLAKKIGALTIAVATMPFSAEGLRRRENAETGLEKLQNAADTVIVIPNDKLLEVAPNLPINKAFMVADELLGRAVKGITELITKPGLVSLDFADIRSIMKGSGMAMIGMGESDSGDRAIESVHEALNSPLLDLDISNAKGALVNISGSSDLTLQEAENVVQIVADELDPDANIIWGTQIQEDLQNTIRTTIVVAGVKSPHIFGVPGEGEFVGVGERQQEKAPESSLEEFIDGVF